A genomic region of uncultured Paludibaculum sp. contains the following coding sequences:
- a CDS encoding radical SAM protein, whose translation MIAWGAVHKDHPIMAHIIPIRRCNLSCTYCNEFDDFSKPVDTEVMLQRVDDLGRLGTSIITISGGEPLLHPDLDQVIRRIRNTGAVTGLITNGYLLTAERIQRLNNAGLDHMQISIDNVMPDDVSKKSLKVLDKKLQLLAQNAIFHVNINSVVGGGIKNPDEALVIARRAIELGFSSTIGIIHDGGGQLKPLSPKEREIYLAVKALEKRNFSQLSFFQEKIANGEPNDWRCRAGARYIYVCEDGLVHYCSQQRGYPAKPLNEYTVTDIRREYSTEKACAPHCTVSCVHYVSYFDSWRSPQTLPDTRPFEQPESPLVRIQSASR comes from the coding sequence ATGATCGCATGGGGCGCCGTCCACAAGGACCACCCCATCATGGCGCACATCATCCCGATCCGCCGCTGTAACCTCTCCTGCACCTATTGCAACGAATTTGACGACTTCTCCAAGCCTGTCGATACCGAGGTCATGCTGCAGCGCGTCGACGACCTCGGCCGTCTGGGCACCAGCATCATTACGATTAGCGGCGGCGAACCGCTGTTGCACCCCGATCTCGACCAGGTGATCCGCCGCATCCGCAACACCGGTGCCGTCACCGGGCTCATCACCAACGGCTATCTGCTGACGGCCGAGCGCATCCAGCGCCTGAACAACGCCGGACTCGATCACATGCAGATCTCCATCGACAATGTCATGCCTGATGACGTGTCGAAGAAGAGCCTCAAGGTCCTCGACAAGAAGCTCCAGTTGCTGGCCCAGAACGCCATTTTCCACGTGAACATCAACTCCGTGGTCGGCGGTGGCATCAAGAACCCCGACGAGGCTCTGGTCATCGCCAGGCGAGCCATCGAGCTCGGCTTCTCGTCCACCATCGGTATCATTCACGACGGTGGGGGGCAATTGAAGCCGCTCTCGCCGAAGGAACGCGAAATCTACCTGGCCGTGAAAGCACTGGAAAAGCGTAACTTCTCACAGCTCAGCTTCTTCCAGGAGAAAATCGCCAACGGCGAACCCAACGACTGGCGGTGCCGGGCCGGCGCACGCTACATCTACGTCTGCGAAGACGGTCTCGTCCACTACTGCAGCCAGCAGCGAGGCTACCCGGCCAAGCCGCTCAATGAATATACTGTCACTGACATCCGGCGGGAGTACTCCACCGAAAAGGCCTGTGCGCCCCACTGCACAGTGAGTTGCGTCCACTACGTCTCTTACTTCGACTCCTGGCGGTCACCGCAGACGCTGCCGGACACGCGACCATTTGAACAGCCGGAGTCGCCTCTGGTGCGGATCCAGTCGGCCAGTCGATGA
- a CDS encoding DCC1-like thiol-disulfide oxidoreductase family protein, producing the protein MSVPEAFPRCRVNSVHSVLLWDGECGFCARCVEWLHRHSRIPVAAQPVQSLLSELPEEVRATASEQLLWITAEGEVLGGSRAIIAVLKATGHPGEGAVLRASQPVTRWVYRFVARHRARFGAPSCEIRPRG; encoded by the coding sequence ATGAGCGTCCCCGAGGCGTTCCCTCGGTGCCGCGTCAATAGTGTACACAGCGTCTTGCTTTGGGATGGTGAGTGCGGCTTCTGCGCCAGATGCGTCGAATGGCTGCACCGACACAGCCGCATCCCCGTCGCCGCACAGCCGGTGCAATCCCTTCTATCGGAACTGCCTGAGGAAGTCCGGGCGACCGCGAGCGAACAATTGTTGTGGATCACCGCCGAAGGCGAAGTGCTGGGCGGCAGCCGCGCCATCATCGCGGTACTAAAGGCAACCGGGCATCCAGGCGAGGGCGCGGTTCTGCGAGCATCGCAGCCCGTCACCCGCTGGGTCTACCGCTTCGTCGCGCGTCATCGCGCCAGGTTCGGCGCGCCATCGTGCGAGATCCGGCCGCGCGGCTAG
- a CDS encoding phosphoesterase, producing the protein MKLRVLYHDHCFDGAASAAFFSRFTGERFYQEAEFAYTGMAHKASQLFEDALFDGDENAIVDFKYSNNDRLTWWFDHHQSAFLSHADQLDYEKKRNDRRFYFDPAYRSCTEFIAHIARTTYGYEAPDLSDLVHWAGIIDGALYKSAGEAVGMAEPAMKLTLVIEASKGSELVQRIIRMMQHQKLAEIMADPEVCATFQPLYERHLRSIDVIGRLGHCSDGVIYFDVADYDMEGYNKFVPYSLFPQATYTVSVSLASFRTKVSVGSNPWAPSEPTHNLATICERYGGGGHPRVGAISFEPSQVEEARKVAKEIVEELRS; encoded by the coding sequence ATGAAGCTTCGAGTTCTATATCACGACCATTGTTTTGACGGGGCGGCTTCGGCGGCCTTCTTCAGCCGGTTCACGGGGGAGCGCTTCTATCAGGAAGCGGAGTTCGCCTACACGGGGATGGCGCACAAGGCTTCTCAACTCTTTGAGGACGCCTTGTTCGACGGCGATGAAAACGCCATTGTGGACTTCAAATATTCCAACAACGACCGGCTGACCTGGTGGTTCGACCACCACCAAAGCGCGTTTCTCTCGCACGCTGATCAACTGGATTACGAGAAGAAGCGGAATGACCGGCGGTTCTACTTCGACCCTGCCTATCGGTCGTGCACGGAGTTCATTGCGCACATCGCGCGAACCACTTACGGCTACGAAGCGCCCGACTTGTCAGACCTGGTGCATTGGGCCGGCATCATTGACGGCGCCCTCTACAAGAGCGCGGGCGAAGCCGTGGGCATGGCCGAACCGGCGATGAAGCTGACACTGGTGATCGAGGCGTCCAAGGGATCCGAGCTGGTGCAGAGGATTATCCGCATGATGCAGCACCAGAAACTGGCTGAGATCATGGCCGATCCGGAGGTCTGCGCGACCTTCCAGCCGCTGTATGAGCGGCATCTGCGCTCGATCGACGTGATTGGCCGGCTGGGCCACTGCTCGGATGGAGTGATTTACTTCGACGTGGCCGATTACGACATGGAAGGCTACAACAAGTTCGTCCCTTATTCGCTGTTCCCTCAGGCGACCTACACTGTGTCGGTGAGCCTCGCCAGCTTCCGAACGAAGGTGAGCGTGGGCTCGAATCCCTGGGCCCCGTCTGAGCCGACTCACAACCTGGCGACGATTTGCGAGCGCTATGGCGGCGGAGGCCATCCACGCGTCGGTGCGATCAGCTTCGAGCCCTCGCAGGTGGAGGAAGCCCGGAAGGTAGCCAAGGAGATCGTCGAGGAACTGCGCAGCTAG
- a CDS encoding fused MFS/spermidine synthase: protein MSLFAPAVILSAFLLFLIQPLAGKQMLPLFGGSAAVWSACLLFFQFALLAGYLYAHAITRWLRPKHQAVFHGAVVLGCLAAPRSELTTGSGSLHLLYALTTTVGLRYVLLAATSPLIQHWHATLHPGGRSYRLSAWSNAACAVALLSFPLFWEARFGVRQLERWWGLAFAAESLLLLLAAAVVYRSGASNPPVGLISGTSWKMRARWLAWPALGCAFLMATSTHLCQIVAPAPLLWVVPLLVYLLSFVAVFEREWYQPSFGSVMGLTGLLMMAGAMLYLDLQAALVLKVALYSGGLFALCLFCHGELAALKPERERITSYWTHVAAGGALGSLAIGFASPVLLRGYFELPLLMAAVGGLCFWRMRRWSRFVRQGAAIAAVLAATPALALVTGYYSGLVEAGRNFYGSLRILDESARDGHPPLRKMLNGLVTHGTQFQSPDRAMEPTTYYGRMSGAGMELSRASGPRHVGVIGLGAGTLAAYGRTGDRFRFYEINPLVIEIARRDFTYLRRSEAAVEVVEGDARLTLADEPAQGFDLLLVDAFSGDSIPAHLLTREAFAVYRRHLKPDGVLAVHVSNQFLDLEPEVRALAADAGLGCSRVANSAQPDAGVFGAVWMLVHGPARAGGPAGPTPVWTDDWSSVLAVLK, encoded by the coding sequence ATGTCTCTGTTTGCTCCGGCGGTCATCCTTAGCGCATTTCTTCTCTTTCTTATTCAGCCGTTGGCAGGCAAGCAAATGCTTCCGCTGTTTGGAGGCTCAGCCGCGGTGTGGAGCGCTTGCCTGCTGTTCTTCCAGTTCGCCTTGCTTGCGGGCTACCTCTACGCGCACGCCATCACTCGCTGGCTCCGTCCAAAACATCAGGCCGTGTTCCATGGGGCCGTGGTGCTGGGCTGTCTGGCCGCGCCTCGCAGCGAGTTGACGACGGGCAGCGGATCGCTGCACCTGCTCTACGCGCTCACCACGACGGTCGGGCTGCGGTATGTGCTGCTGGCGGCGACGAGTCCGCTGATACAGCATTGGCACGCGACGCTGCATCCTGGTGGCCGGTCCTATCGGTTGTCGGCTTGGTCGAACGCGGCCTGCGCGGTGGCTCTGCTGAGTTTCCCTCTGTTCTGGGAGGCCCGCTTCGGTGTGCGGCAGTTGGAGCGGTGGTGGGGGCTGGCCTTCGCGGCCGAGTCGCTGCTGCTGTTACTGGCGGCCGCAGTGGTTTACCGGTCCGGCGCCTCGAATCCTCCGGTGGGCTTGATTAGCGGTACGTCCTGGAAGATGCGGGCCCGCTGGCTGGCTTGGCCGGCATTGGGCTGCGCCTTCCTGATGGCGACATCGACGCATCTGTGCCAGATTGTGGCTCCGGCTCCACTGCTGTGGGTGGTTCCGCTGCTGGTCTATCTCCTGAGTTTCGTCGCTGTCTTTGAGCGCGAGTGGTACCAGCCTTCGTTCGGGAGCGTGATGGGCCTCACCGGCCTCCTCATGATGGCTGGAGCGATGCTCTACCTGGACCTGCAGGCCGCGCTGGTTCTGAAAGTCGCGTTGTACTCGGGCGGCCTGTTTGCCCTGTGCTTGTTCTGTCATGGGGAACTGGCTGCGCTCAAGCCGGAACGGGAGCGGATCACTAGTTATTGGACTCACGTGGCAGCGGGCGGCGCGTTGGGCTCGCTGGCGATTGGCTTTGCTTCGCCTGTGCTGCTGCGCGGTTACTTCGAACTGCCTCTGCTGATGGCGGCCGTGGGCGGGTTGTGCTTCTGGCGGATGCGGCGCTGGTCGCGGTTTGTGCGGCAGGGGGCGGCCATCGCAGCCGTGCTGGCGGCGACACCGGCGCTGGCGCTGGTCACCGGCTACTACTCCGGACTGGTGGAAGCGGGCCGGAACTTCTATGGGAGCCTGCGGATTTTGGACGAGTCGGCACGGGACGGGCATCCTCCCTTGCGGAAGATGTTGAACGGGCTGGTGACCCATGGCACGCAGTTTCAGAGCCCCGACCGGGCGATGGAACCCACCACCTACTATGGCCGGATGAGCGGCGCCGGGATGGAGCTATCCCGGGCGAGCGGCCCCAGGCATGTGGGGGTAATCGGGTTGGGGGCGGGCACGCTGGCGGCCTATGGGCGGACGGGCGACCGGTTCCGATTCTACGAGATCAACCCGCTGGTGATCGAAATCGCGCGGAGGGACTTTACCTATCTGCGGCGGTCAGAGGCCGCCGTGGAAGTAGTGGAAGGGGACGCGCGGTTGACGCTGGCAGACGAGCCTGCGCAAGGGTTCGACCTGCTCCTGGTGGATGCCTTTTCTGGCGACTCGATTCCGGCGCATCTGCTGACGCGTGAGGCCTTTGCCGTGTACCGGCGGCACCTGAAGCCCGATGGTGTGCTGGCCGTGCACGTCTCCAATCAGTTTCTGGATCTTGAGCCTGAGGTGCGGGCTCTGGCTGCCGACGCGGGCCTGGGTTGCAGCCGCGTCGCGAACTCGGCGCAACCGGATGCGGGTGTGTTTGGCGCAGTGTGGATGCTTGTCCACGGGCCAGCACGAGCGGGCGGTCCGGCGGGCCCCACCCCGGTCTGGACGGACGACTGGAGTTCGGTTCTGGCCGTTCTGAAGTAA
- the mscL gene encoding large conductance mechanosensitive channel protein MscL has protein sequence MLAEFKEFALKGNVLDLAIGVVIGGAFAKITASLVEDIINPLIGLVLGGVQGDLASRYIALDGKTYANLAEAKKAGAAFSYGNFLNIVIQFLIVAFVIFIVIKQINRFTRLSGDNLPK, from the coding sequence ATGCTCGCAGAGTTCAAAGAGTTCGCCCTGAAGGGCAACGTTCTTGACCTAGCTATTGGTGTCGTCATCGGCGGGGCTTTCGCCAAGATCACGGCATCCCTTGTGGAGGACATCATTAACCCGTTGATCGGACTGGTGTTGGGTGGCGTGCAGGGTGATCTGGCGTCCCGCTACATTGCCCTCGACGGAAAGACCTACGCGAATCTGGCGGAAGCGAAGAAGGCCGGTGCGGCCTTCTCTTACGGAAACTTCCTGAACATCGTGATCCAGTTCCTGATCGTCGCGTTCGTGATCTTCATCGTGATCAAGCAGATCAACCGGTTCACGAGGCTCAGCGGCGACAACCTGCCCAAGTAG
- a CDS encoding tetratricopeptide repeat protein: protein MSGALLALLLAQTGLWPDMDPLVRKGYDHFYNLEYPQAIASFQKAVEAAPSDPDRHNHLAQAVLFSLMFRAGALETEMVTGGNPFLRRPRMEPTPAEEKLFQDSLNTSIRLSTAALETNPNDTKALYAEGVALGLRGTYNYLVKKAWLDSLRDMTAGRKLHNRVYELDPTNIDALMMQGMHDYVVGSLPFAYKLLGFLAGFHGDREQGIRTVQIVAEKGKYNRVDAEILLGIAARRERRPAVALKICEDLRAEFPRNFLILFELSQMYADLGDKDNAWKALNRVEELKKSDAPGFQSLPLERIEFARGNLLFWYDEPDAAIVHLRRATDGAQRLDPNSGVTAWLRLGQCLDLKKRRVDAKKAYRSADEYWTASDEAKLARKYLDKAFTINEKRAISN, encoded by the coding sequence TTGAGCGGCGCACTATTGGCCCTTCTGCTGGCGCAGACTGGGCTATGGCCCGACATGGACCCTTTGGTGCGGAAGGGTTACGACCACTTCTATAACCTGGAATACCCGCAGGCGATTGCGTCGTTTCAGAAAGCAGTTGAGGCAGCTCCGTCCGATCCGGACCGCCACAACCACCTGGCGCAGGCGGTGCTGTTCAGCCTGATGTTCCGGGCCGGGGCCCTGGAGACCGAGATGGTGACGGGTGGGAATCCGTTCCTGCGGCGGCCCAGGATGGAGCCGACGCCGGCGGAAGAAAAGCTCTTCCAGGATTCTCTGAACACCAGCATTCGGCTCTCGACGGCGGCGCTCGAGACGAATCCAAACGACACCAAAGCCCTATACGCCGAAGGGGTTGCGCTGGGGTTGAGGGGTACCTACAACTATCTGGTCAAGAAGGCGTGGCTCGACTCCCTGCGAGACATGACGGCGGGCCGGAAACTGCACAACCGGGTGTATGAGCTCGATCCGACGAATATCGACGCCCTGATGATGCAGGGCATGCACGACTACGTGGTCGGCTCGCTCCCCTTTGCCTACAAGCTGCTTGGGTTTCTGGCCGGATTCCATGGTGACCGGGAGCAGGGGATCCGCACCGTTCAGATAGTGGCGGAGAAGGGCAAGTACAATCGTGTGGACGCCGAGATCCTTTTGGGCATCGCGGCCCGTCGCGAACGGCGCCCGGCCGTCGCGTTGAAGATCTGCGAGGATCTGCGCGCCGAGTTTCCACGCAATTTCCTGATTCTGTTTGAGCTGTCGCAGATGTATGCCGACCTGGGAGACAAAGACAACGCCTGGAAGGCGCTCAACCGGGTGGAGGAACTGAAGAAGTCCGATGCGCCTGGTTTCCAGTCTCTGCCTTTGGAACGGATCGAGTTTGCGCGGGGCAATCTGTTGTTCTGGTATGACGAACCCGACGCTGCGATTGTCCACCTGAGAAGGGCGACGGACGGAGCGCAGAGACTCGACCCGAACTCGGGCGTGACGGCTTGGCTGCGTCTGGGGCAATGTCTGGATCTGAAAAAAAGGCGGGTGGACGCGAAGAAGGCATACCGTTCCGCCGACGAGTATTGGACGGCTTCGGACGAGGCGAAACTGGCGCGGAAGTATCTGGATAAGGCGTTCACCATCAACGAAAAGAGGGCAATCTCCAATTGA
- the queG gene encoding tRNA epoxyqueuosine(34) reductase QueG: MIREEILPIPHTPDRALLAAAAQRAGFALHGVAKAEPLADYRVYQQWVSDGMAGPMAYLTDHRGTLRSDPRSLLPSARSVLCVGRLYNTEGPPDSGVSRYAWGSEDYHDVLRRALQGMVDELLSAWGSFEYRICVDTAPLLERSLARQAGLGWIGRNTCLINQPAGSWFFLAEVLISLELAPDSPPPDRCGTCRRCIDACPTQALVPDGAGGWRLDGRACISTWTIEQHGVLPEEHRAASGQHLFGCDICQDVCPWNRRAPVTQEAEFQPVNADPDPAELAALSPEEFRARFRKTPLWRTRYAGLLRNVATVLGNTGDSRYLEPLRRLASNEDEAVRIHAEWAVRRLEDGP; this comes from the coding sequence ATGATTCGAGAGGAGATACTCCCGATTCCCCACACCCCGGATCGCGCCTTGCTGGCCGCCGCCGCACAACGTGCCGGATTCGCGCTCCATGGCGTGGCTAAGGCCGAGCCTCTAGCTGACTATCGCGTTTACCAGCAATGGGTTAGCGACGGAATGGCCGGGCCGATGGCCTACCTGACGGACCACCGTGGCACGCTGCGGTCGGATCCTCGGTCGCTGCTGCCGTCGGCTCGCTCAGTTCTGTGCGTCGGACGGCTGTACAACACTGAGGGGCCGCCGGATAGCGGAGTTTCCCGCTACGCCTGGGGTTCGGAGGACTATCACGACGTCCTGCGCCGGGCTCTGCAGGGAATGGTCGATGAGCTGCTAAGTGCTTGGGGTTCATTCGAATACAGGATCTGTGTGGATACCGCTCCGCTGCTGGAGCGGTCGCTCGCCAGGCAGGCTGGGCTCGGCTGGATCGGACGAAACACGTGCCTCATCAACCAGCCAGCCGGCTCCTGGTTCTTTCTAGCGGAAGTGCTTATTTCCCTGGAACTTGCTCCGGATTCGCCGCCGCCGGACCGATGCGGAACCTGCCGGCGGTGCATCGATGCCTGTCCTACACAGGCGTTGGTGCCGGACGGCGCGGGCGGGTGGCGGCTGGATGGCCGCGCCTGCATCTCCACATGGACCATTGAGCAGCATGGGGTACTACCCGAAGAGCACCGTGCGGCGTCCGGGCAGCATCTATTTGGGTGTGACATCTGTCAGGACGTCTGCCCCTGGAATCGGCGGGCTCCGGTGACACAGGAGGCGGAATTTCAACCGGTGAATGCGGACCCCGATCCGGCTGAACTCGCCGCACTTTCGCCGGAGGAGTTCCGCGCTCGCTTCCGGAAGACACCGCTCTGGCGGACCAGGTATGCCGGGCTGTTGAGGAACGTGGCTACCGTGTTGGGGAACACGGGCGATTCCCGCTATTTGGAACCGCTCCGGCGACTGGCGAGCAATGAGGATGAAGCGGTGCGGATTCACGCCGAGTGGGCTGTGCGGCGGTTGGAGGATGGGCCTTGA
- a CDS encoding radical SAM protein, whose amino-acid sequence MHKPIKYVEKVATLAAKAAWQVFDSLNQISPNPGFTPKWSEKPLLKSYEKMKPKMGWPRTTDSLCPKCIPEVRQEIIDGKKDVSILVNQRPGEIKAQIIERDGKILMVKDCPIHGHFEDVMAIDPAFFKHLEDVFPGRDIRAHNDTDLHKHGSSTITHGRGSVLTIDLTNRCNMMCDPCFMDANQVGFVHELSWEDIKTMLDNALKIKPRRQMSVQFSGGEPTLSPYFLDAVRYCKKVGYNSVQAATNGIEFAKSKEFAAQAAEAGLRYAYLQFDGVGNAANSHRAVGNLFDVKLRAIENLHSAGVDIVPVITIINGINNEQVGRVVQFALDNPKKISFLSFQPVSFTGRDEAVTEDRRAAQRYTLSHLAHDVKNQTGIGEPTRDWYPISFMSTFSDWADLIHGPQAEWGQLSCGCHPNCGIGMAVMVDKETKESVPVTKFLNGDRLSKDIARVNDAARGRKLSVAGMALALMRNYDPFQSPTHFKLTDLLKKFDKTFGATGRNYGSVKGDRTLTDIEKRRRDRWNFLFIAGMWFQDLFNYDFRRTEQCIIPYATQEGEISFCAYNTGVGWRNIVEKMHMTATLTKWYDEHGRHEIFAGGKNVNLNTTDHRLVLREELVTNEVQHDLDNLGIAKTAREEKIRSRDQKLRLAQEAENAKMMELYKKHILKEPESNLVQIGGIKAAAPKAEETTGALGD is encoded by the coding sequence ATGCATAAGCCGATCAAGTACGTGGAGAAGGTCGCAACCTTGGCGGCGAAGGCTGCCTGGCAGGTTTTCGATTCCCTGAACCAGATCAGCCCGAACCCCGGCTTCACGCCGAAGTGGTCCGAAAAGCCGCTGCTGAAGTCCTACGAGAAGATGAAGCCCAAGATGGGCTGGCCCCGTACCACCGATTCGCTTTGCCCCAAGTGCATTCCTGAAGTTCGTCAGGAGATCATCGACGGCAAGAAGGATGTCAGCATCCTGGTGAATCAGCGGCCTGGCGAGATCAAGGCCCAGATCATCGAGCGCGATGGGAAGATCCTGATGGTCAAGGATTGCCCCATCCACGGTCACTTCGAAGACGTGATGGCGATCGACCCGGCGTTTTTCAAGCACCTGGAAGACGTCTTCCCGGGCCGCGACATCCGCGCCCACAACGACACTGACCTGCACAAGCACGGCTCGTCCACTATCACCCACGGCCGCGGTTCGGTCCTCACCATCGACCTCACCAACCGCTGCAATATGATGTGCGACCCCTGCTTCATGGACGCCAACCAGGTTGGCTTCGTCCATGAGCTGAGCTGGGAAGACATCAAGACGATGCTCGACAACGCCCTGAAGATCAAGCCCCGGCGCCAGATGTCGGTGCAGTTCTCCGGTGGTGAGCCGACGCTTTCGCCTTACTTCCTGGATGCGGTCCGCTATTGCAAGAAGGTCGGCTACAATTCGGTTCAAGCCGCCACCAACGGTATCGAGTTCGCCAAGTCGAAGGAATTCGCGGCGCAGGCGGCCGAAGCCGGCCTCCGCTACGCTTACCTCCAGTTCGATGGCGTGGGCAACGCCGCCAACTCGCACCGCGCCGTCGGCAACCTGTTTGACGTGAAGCTGCGCGCCATCGAGAACCTGCACTCGGCCGGCGTCGACATCGTCCCCGTCATCACCATCATCAACGGCATCAATAACGAGCAGGTGGGCCGCGTCGTCCAGTTCGCCCTGGACAACCCGAAGAAGATCTCCTTCCTCAGCTTCCAGCCCGTTTCGTTCACTGGCCGCGACGAAGCCGTCACGGAAGACCGCCGCGCCGCCCAGCGCTACACGCTGTCGCACCTGGCGCACGACGTGAAGAACCAGACCGGCATCGGCGAGCCGACCCGCGACTGGTATCCAATCTCGTTTATGTCCACGTTCTCCGACTGGGCCGACCTGATCCATGGACCCCAGGCCGAATGGGGCCAGCTGAGCTGCGGCTGCCACCCGAACTGCGGCATCGGCATGGCCGTCATGGTCGACAAGGAAACCAAGGAATCGGTCCCGGTGACCAAGTTCCTGAACGGCGACCGCCTCTCGAAGGACATCGCCCGCGTCAACGACGCCGCCCGCGGCCGGAAGCTCTCCGTCGCCGGCATGGCGCTCGCCCTGATGCGCAACTACGATCCCTTCCAGTCGCCCACCCACTTCAAGCTGACCGACCTGCTGAAGAAGTTCGATAAGACCTTCGGCGCCACCGGCCGCAACTACGGCAGCGTCAAGGGCGACCGAACGCTCACCGACATCGAGAAGCGCCGCCGCGATCGCTGGAACTTCCTCTTCATCGCCGGCATGTGGTTCCAGGATCTGTTCAACTACGACTTCCGCCGTACTGAACAGTGCATCATCCCCTACGCCACGCAGGAAGGCGAAATCAGCTTCTGCGCCTATAACACCGGCGTGGGCTGGCGCAACATCGTCGAGAAGATGCACATGACCGCCACGCTCACCAAGTGGTACGACGAGCACGGGCGTCACGAAATCTTCGCCGGCGGTAAGAACGTCAATCTCAACACCACCGATCACCGCCTGGTGCTGCGCGAAGAGCTCGTCACGAACGAAGTTCAGCACGACCTCGACAACCTCGGCATCGCCAAGACCGCGCGCGAAGAGAAGATCCGTTCCCGCGACCAGAAACTCCGCCTGGCACAGGAAGCCGAAAACGCCAAGATGATGGAGCTTTACAAGAAGCATATCCTCAAGGAACCCGAGTCGAACCTGGTCCAGATCGGCGGCATCAAGGCCGCCGCTCCGAAGGCCGAAGAGACGACGGGCGCGCTGGGCGACTAA
- a CDS encoding Gfo/Idh/MocA family oxidoreductase: MSSNKLRWGVLGVAGIAVRKVIPAMQQCSLCEIAAIASRDIEKAKQAAPRLGIAKAYGSYEELLADPDIDVIYNPLPNHLHVPWSIKAMEAGKHVLCEKPLGLSVAEVREMIAVRDRTGRLAGEAFMICNHPQWLRAREVIQSGEIGDLRGVVSWFSYTNRDPKNVRNVAGWGGGGLMDIGCYGIFSSRFLFGEEPRRVSGTLELDPEFKTDRLASAVLDFPSGQATFLCSTQMVPGQRVLAFGTKGRIEIEIPFNAPPDAQCRIWVDGREELFDICDQYTLQGDAFSRAVLGQGAVPVPLESALANMRVIEAVVESSNTRRWIEIE; encoded by the coding sequence ATGTCCTCGAACAAACTGCGCTGGGGCGTGCTCGGCGTCGCCGGAATCGCTGTCAGGAAAGTGATTCCCGCGATGCAGCAATGCAGCCTCTGTGAGATCGCCGCCATCGCTTCGCGCGATATCGAGAAGGCGAAGCAAGCCGCTCCCCGCCTCGGCATCGCCAAGGCGTATGGATCCTACGAGGAGTTGCTGGCCGACCCAGACATCGACGTCATCTATAATCCACTACCGAATCACCTCCACGTGCCGTGGTCCATCAAGGCCATGGAGGCAGGGAAGCACGTCCTCTGTGAAAAGCCGCTGGGTCTGTCCGTCGCCGAGGTGCGCGAGATGATCGCGGTCCGCGACCGCACGGGCCGGTTGGCCGGCGAGGCGTTCATGATCTGCAACCATCCGCAATGGCTGCGCGCCCGTGAGGTGATCCAATCCGGCGAGATCGGCGACCTGCGCGGGGTCGTATCCTGGTTCAGCTATACGAACCGCGATCCGAAGAATGTGCGCAACGTGGCTGGCTGGGGTGGCGGCGGACTGATGGACATCGGCTGCTACGGCATCTTTTCGTCACGGTTTCTGTTTGGCGAGGAGCCGCGGCGGGTGTCGGGCACGCTCGAGCTCGATCCCGAGTTCAAGACTGACCGGCTGGCGTCGGCAGTTCTGGACTTCCCGTCCGGACAAGCGACGTTCCTTTGTTCGACACAGATGGTGCCGGGCCAGCGCGTGCTAGCGTTCGGGACCAAGGGCCGGATCGAGATCGAGATCCCGTTCAATGCGCCGCCGGACGCGCAGTGCCGCATCTGGGTGGACGGCCGGGAAGAGTTGTTCGACATTTGCGATCAGTACACGCTGCAGGGCGATGCGTTCAGCCGCGCGGTGCTGGGCCAGGGAGCGGTGCCCGTCCCGCTGGAGAGCGCATTGGCGAATATGCGGGTGATCGAGGCGGTGGTGGAATCCTCCAACACCCGCCGGTGGATTGAAATCGAATAG
- a CDS encoding DinB family protein, translated as MKPLACLLLVLCGTVFAQTAPSVTKLYDGPFSTIERELVPLVEAMSESQLSFVPAEGEFKGARTFAQQATHVAAVIYVVSAKLLGEANPVDMGTNENGPSTLKTKADVVKFVKDAFAYGHKGLATVNATNQLEMIPSPFGQGKVPRGSAASILTWHSFDHYGQMAVYARMNGVVPPASRGN; from the coding sequence ATGAAACCACTCGCTTGTCTCCTGCTCGTGCTGTGCGGAACGGTTTTCGCGCAGACCGCACCCTCTGTGACCAAGCTTTACGACGGCCCGTTCTCGACCATCGAACGGGAACTTGTGCCGCTGGTTGAGGCGATGTCTGAATCGCAATTGAGCTTCGTCCCGGCGGAGGGCGAATTCAAGGGTGCCCGCACCTTCGCCCAACAGGCCACGCACGTCGCCGCGGTCATTTATGTCGTCTCCGCCAAGCTTCTGGGCGAGGCCAATCCCGTGGACATGGGCACCAATGAGAACGGCCCCTCGACCCTCAAGACCAAGGCCGACGTGGTCAAGTTTGTGAAGGACGCATTCGCTTACGGTCACAAGGGGCTGGCCACGGTCAACGCGACGAACCAACTCGAGATGATCCCTTCTCCATTCGGGCAAGGCAAGGTGCCGCGTGGTTCCGCCGCTTCCATCCTCACCTGGCACAGCTTCGACCACTACGGCCAGATGGCTGTCTACGCCCGGATGAACGGCGTAGTGCCTCCGGCCAGCCGCGGGAACTAG